The bacterium genome segment CGCCGAAATGCGCGACGTAGAGATTGCCGGCGGAATCGAAATCGAGGCCGTCCGGATCGCCGCCGGGCAAATGCACGAAGACCCGGCGATGGCGCAACCGGCCCTCCGGCGTCAGCTCGAAGCGCAACACGCGCTCAAAGGCAGATTCGCAGAGATACAATTCCTTGCCGTCGCGCGACAATGCCAGGCCATTGGGAAAGCCCAGACTGTCAGCAAGCAACTCGATGGCCTGATCGCTGGCGCGGATGCGAAAGACGCGGCCGTCCAAAACTTCCCGGCTGTAGGATTTGGGATCGGTGAAGTAAAGATTGCCGGCGGCATCGAAGGTCATGTCGTTGGGACGGTTGAAGGCCTGCCCGGCGTAATCATCCGCGTAGATTCTCGTGGCGCCGGCGGCTGAAATCTGCAGAATCGCGCCAGCGCCAAAATCACACGCAAACAAGAAGCCCTGATGAAAAGCCATGCCGTTGGTCTTCTCAAACGTGAACGGCGCGCGGCCCGCAATGAGAAACGTGTCGACTCGACCCTGCGCCACCCGGGTGATCCAACCGCCATAGCAATTCGACACGTAGAGTGTGCCCTGGCTATCCCAAGCCGGGCCTTCGGGAAAGTTGAGGCCGCCGGCGACTTTTTCCCAGCCGGCCTCGGCCGGAATCACCTCGGCCGGCTGCGCCGGGTGCTCGGCTGCTGGTTCAGGCTTTTTGCCGCAGGTGAATGCTGTGATCGCAAGCAACAAGAGGAACGAAGCCGTGCGACCGCCGCTTCGACCTGGCGCAGGGTTGTTTCGTGCAGTTTGCATGATACTCACTTGTGGTTCGCTTTCGAAGCCAATGAATGCATGGGTTGCAGCACTGCCCCATGGCAGAATCATAAGAGCATGGCATCAGAACGTTGGAAAACTCACCCCATAACGCCTCAATCTGCGACTCAAAGAGAATCGCCAACTGATGGAAACAACCAACCGATGGAATAGAATTGTATCGGTTGGGTTGTTTCTATCAGTTGGAAATACCTCTTTGCTTTTGAGGCAACAATTTCTCTTTGCAGCAGCCAATTTCCTCTCTCCTGATCAAGAGAGGGGAGTTGCCAGCATTCTTCTGACTCGCTTTCTTCCTTCTCTCTCAAGAGCTGGGGCTGGGGGAAGCAGTCGTTAGGCATCAACAGATCCAACTCCACGTTGCCAAACTAGATCTTGATGAAGATCTGCTTCCTGTAGAAAATCGCCATAATGCCGAGCCAGAAGGCAATGTAAGCAACGGCAAAGCCCAGCGACCCGTTCATATTTCCCAGCCAGGAGGCGAAGAGATTCTGGTAAATCCAGGTCTTCAGGCTGACCGCCGGCGCCGCCGAAACTTTGATGAGCAGAATGAGATGCGTGAACACGCCGGCCAGCACATACAGCGCAATCGGATTCATGCCGAAGATCACAAACGGTTTGATCCACCACTGCCAGCCCTTGAGGTCGATGACATAGTGACACATCGCGAGGAACACCAGCGCCATGCCGGCAGTGAAGACGACGTACGAGGGCGACCACAGCCATTTGTTGATCGCAAAGCCGTAATCCAAAATGCTGCCGAGCAGCAGGCCGGAGACACCGGTGACGAAGAGTCCGCACACGGTTTCGTACGGCGGCTTGCCGCGCTTCAACCAGTAGCCGGTGAACGCGCCGAACAGTGCCGTGGCAATCGCCGGCAGCGTGCTGAGCAAGCCTTCAGGATCGCGCTGCAGATACGCGCCCACCTGCCAGGTGTGACCGTGAAAGATTTTGTCGTCGAGCCAGGCAGCGAGATTGATTTCCTTGGTCAGTTCGCCCACATGCGTGACCGCAATGCCGTCCTGCATCACGGTGAAGGGCACGAGTTTCATCACCAGCCAGTAGAAAATCAGCAGACCCGCCGCCCACCACGCCTGGCCGCGCGGCCGAAAATGCAGCATGATCATGGCCGCGCAGAAATAGACCACGGCAATGCGCTGCAACACACCCGGCATGCGGACCTTCAACAGCGTGTCGGAGAACCAGTTGTAGCCGGCAGGCAGATTCACCGGGATCAAAGCGAGAAATATTCCCAGCCCAAACAAGATCAGCGTGCGGCGCAGGATTTTCCAGTAAATGCCTTTGGGTTTCTCGCCGGTCTGCAAAATTTTCTCGAAGGAATAGGCCATGGCCACGCCGACGATAAAGAGGAAGAAGGGGAAGATCAAATCGGTGGGCGTCCAGCCGTCCCACTCGGCGTGCGCGAGCGGCGGATAGACATGCGACCAACTGCCGGGATTGTTGACCAGGATCATACCGGCGATGGTGATCCCGCGAAAAACATCCAGCGACAGCAGGCGGTCTTGACGTGATACTGACATACGGTGCTCTCCCAGTAAGCGCAATCACTCACTTCGGTTTGTTGCCGCTGGCTTGCACCAGTTGCTCGATTGCCGTCACCACCATCAACTCCGCTTGCCCGCGAGGGGTGGCCGCTTTTTGCAGAACCGCCAGCTTTTCCTGTTGCCACGCCTCCTCGCTGCTCTGTTGGTTTTCCAGGCGGCCGAGCGCTTCCAGTCCGATGCCGGCAATCTCGGCGAGATCCTGCGACAGCGAGGCGATTTCCGCCAGCACCGGCGCGGCTTTGATGACCGGCAGCAGCGCGGCATGATTATCGCGCCAGCGCGTCAGCCAGGATTTGATTTCCGCCGCCTGCGCTTGGCGATCGGCGCCGGCGAGATAGCGCGCCACCAGCTTGCGGAAGTTGCGGGCAACGGCGGCGTCCGGCCGGGCGGCATCGACCACGCGCGTGAGCGGTGAAAAGGAATTTTGCCGGCGCAGGCGGTTGCGGTTGTAGAGTTTCACCGGCTCGATCACCGCGACAAGATTCTCGAGCGCGGCGATGTTCGAGCTGCCCACCAGGCGCCGCAACATCATGCCGTAGTTCTTTTCATGCGTCAAGCCGTGCTCTTCGAGTTGCAGACTGATGGCCGCCAGACGGCGATACATGTCGTCGGCGTCATTCACCGTGCCGGGCGACCACAAGCGTTCGGCAATCGCCGCGGTGCGCGGCCAAATGCGCGAATCCACCGTTTCCGGCGAGACCATTTCCGACCACATGGTGGCTTCACCGCCGAGAATGCGGCCGCGCTCCTGTTCATTCAGCGGCGAATCCGCGGGCAGAGGATCATTGCCGTAGTGGAAATCCGTGGGCTGAATCAAGTCGATGTAGTAGCCGTTGGAGAGAATGCTTTGATAGCCCTGCTGCGCTGCTTTGATCATGGCCTCGCGGCCGCGCCAGGATTGGATCACGATGTTCTTCGGCATGTCGGGATGCAGAATTTCATCCCAGCCCACCATGATCTTGCCGTGTTTGGTGAGAATCGCGAGCACGCGCTTGTTGAAATGGGCTTGCAGCGCGGCGTTGTCCGGCAGATTGTGCTTCTTTTTGAAGGCCTGAATTTCGGGATTCTCGTTCCAATGCTTGGCTTGATGGCTGCCATGCTCGATTTCATCGCCGCCGATGTGAAAATAGGGATCGGGGAAAAGCGCGGCCATCTCGCCGAAGAACTTGTCGAGAAACTGATAGGTGAATTCGCGCGCCGGATTGATGACGGGGTAGAAGATGCCCCAGTTCCTTTCGATTTGATACGGCCCGGGCGCGCTGCCCAATTCCGGATAAGCCACCAGCCAGGAAGTGGCATGGCCGGGCACGTCGAACTCCGGCACCACGCGAATGCCGCGCTCCGCCGCATAAGCAATGACTTCCTTGATCTGCGCCTGGGAGTAGTAGAAACCGTCCGAGCCCAGCTCATGCAGTTTGGGATAGACTTTGCTTTCGACGCGAAAGCCCTGATCTTCACTCAAATGCCAGTGCAGCACATTCATCTTGACCGCGGCCATGCCGTCGAGGTTGCGCAGGATCACCTCCACCGGCATGAAATGACGGCAGGCATCGATGAGCAGCCCGCGCCAGGGAAAGCGCGGGTTGTCTGCGATTGTCACCGCGGGGAAGAAATAACCGTTTTCGTCCGCGGCCAACAATTGCAGCAGCGTTTCCAAGCCGCGCAGCGCGCCGATGTCGGTGGGCGCGTGCAGGCGGATCTTTTCCGGCGTGACAGTGAGGGCATAGGATTCATCTTCACCGAAGCGGACCTGGCCGGGCCGCTCGCAGTGAACGACAAGTTGGGCGGAGTCCGGATTGAAACCGGGCTTGACCAAATCCTGCGGCAGGAACAAACCGGTGCGGCCTGCCAGCCGTCGCAGCGCGCGGGTTGCGGCGCGATACAGCCGCGCCTCCGGCTGGCCGGTGACGGCAATGGTGAAGGTCTCCTGCAATCGAAATTGCCCGGTTTGTGCCGCGAACTGCGCAGGTTGCGGCATGAGGTTCAATGACATGGGCAACTCTTGGGTAATGGCCGGCGCACACAGGCCGAGCCAGAGGGCGGTCAACAGCAGGGAAACGTATTTCATCATGGGAAATCCTCTCGATGCAATCAAAGCCCAAACCTGCAGGGTGCAACCGCGCATGAACGTGAAACAATGGCGGTGAAAAGCCGGCGTGCCTGCCGGCGGTGATTGCCGGCGGAAGAACGCTTGCCGGACCGGCCGGCCTCTCCCCGCTGGCGTGTCGCTCACGGCGCGATCTCGAAACTGATCTTCTTCAAACTCGCGGAGATGATGATCACCGCGGCGGCAGCGACGGCAAAGAAAAGCAGGGCCAGCAAGAATTTTCCGAACAGCAAGTTGCCGAGACCGAAGAGCACGCCATAAATCAAAGCGACACCGCTGATCCAGCAGGCGAACAGCCGGCCGAAGCCGCTGTCACTCTGGACGCCGGGAAGCTGATCCGCAACCGGTTTCCAGCCGCGGCCGCCGGGATGAACCTTCTCGTAGAATTTCAGCAGTACGTCCCGCTTGACCGGCGGCGACAGGAACGTCACCGCCAACCAGGTGATGGTCGTGCCGAGCACGACCGGATAGAGCGTCAGCGGCGGTTGCATGCCCCAGGCGCGCGCCAGCGGGTAGATCACCAGCGGCGCAATCATCGCCGCGATTTCCGACCAGGCATTGATGCGCCACCAAAACCAGCGCAGAATCAGCACCGCGCCCATGCCGGCGCTGGCATTGATGATAAATTCCCACGCGCCCGAGATGGTCGTCAGCAGGCGGGTCACCACCAGCGAGATAATCACGATCAGGGCAATGCCAAAGCGGGAGATCAGAACGTAAT includes the following:
- a CDS encoding family 20 glycosylhydrolase, with the protein product MMKYVSLLLTALWLGLCAPAITQELPMSLNLMPQPAQFAAQTGQFRLQETFTIAVTGQPEARLYRAATRALRRLAGRTGLFLPQDLVKPGFNPDSAQLVVHCERPGQVRFGEDESYALTVTPEKIRLHAPTDIGALRGLETLLQLLAADENGYFFPAVTIADNPRFPWRGLLIDACRHFMPVEVILRNLDGMAAVKMNVLHWHLSEDQGFRVESKVYPKLHELGSDGFYYSQAQIKEVIAYAAERGIRVVPEFDVPGHATSWLVAYPELGSAPGPYQIERNWGIFYPVINPAREFTYQFLDKFFGEMAALFPDPYFHIGGDEIEHGSHQAKHWNENPEIQAFKKKHNLPDNAALQAHFNKRVLAILTKHGKIMVGWDEILHPDMPKNIVIQSWRGREAMIKAAQQGYQSILSNGYYIDLIQPTDFHYGNDPLPADSPLNEQERGRILGGEATMWSEMVSPETVDSRIWPRTAAIAERLWSPGTVNDADDMYRRLAAISLQLEEHGLTHEKNYGMMLRRLVGSSNIAALENLVAVIEPVKLYNRNRLRRQNSFSPLTRVVDAARPDAAVARNFRKLVARYLAGADRQAQAAEIKSWLTRWRDNHAALLPVIKAAPVLAEIASLSQDLAEIAGIGLEALGRLENQQSSEEAWQQEKLAVLQKAATPRGQAELMVVTAIEQLVQASGNKPK
- a CDS encoding SMP-30/gluconolactonase/LRE family protein, translating into MQTARNNPAPGRSGGRTASFLLLLAITAFTCGKKPEPAAEHPAQPAEVIPAEAGWEKVAGGLNFPEGPAWDSQGTLYVSNCYGGWITRVAQGRVDTFLIAGRAPFTFEKTNGMAFHQGFLFACDFGAGAILQISAAGATRIYADDYAGQAFNRPNDMTFDAAGNLYFTDPKSYSREVLDGRVFRIRASDQAIELLADSLGFPNGLALSRDGKELYLCESAFERVLRFELTPEGRLRHRRVFVHLPGGDPDGLDFDSAGNLYVAHFGGAAVYVIAPDGSLRQKLAAPGKKPTNLEFGGEDLRTLFLTEVETNALYQRRVEVAGLPHR
- a CDS encoding DUF5009 domain-containing protein codes for the protein MSVSRQDRLLSLDVFRGITIAGMILVNNPGSWSHVYPPLAHAEWDGWTPTDLIFPFFLFIVGVAMAYSFEKILQTGEKPKGIYWKILRRTLILFGLGIFLALIPVNLPAGYNWFSDTLLKVRMPGVLQRIAVVYFCAAMIMLHFRPRGQAWWAAGLLIFYWLVMKLVPFTVMQDGIAVTHVGELTKEINLAAWLDDKIFHGHTWQVGAYLQRDPEGLLSTLPAIATALFGAFTGYWLKRGKPPYETVCGLFVTGVSGLLLGSILDYGFAINKWLWSPSYVVFTAGMALVFLAMCHYVIDLKGWQWWIKPFVIFGMNPIALYVLAGVFTHLILLIKVSAAPAVSLKTWIYQNLFASWLGNMNGSLGFAVAYIAFWLGIMAIFYRKQIFIKI